A stretch of Equus caballus isolate H_3958 breed thoroughbred chromosome 11, TB-T2T, whole genome shotgun sequence DNA encodes these proteins:
- the LHX1 gene encoding LIM/homeobox protein Lhx1, which yields MVHCAGCKRPILDRFLLNVLDRAWHVKCVQCCECKCNLTEKCFSREGKLYCKNDFFRCFGTKCAGCAQGISPSDLVRRARSKVFHLNCFTCMMCNKQLSTGEELYIIDENKFVCKEDYLSNSSVAKENSLHSATTGSDPSLSPDSQDPSQDDAKDSESANVSDKEGGSNENDDQNLGAKRRGPRTTIKAKQLETLKAAFAATPKPTRHIREQLAQETGLNMRVIQVWFQNRRSKERRMKQLSALGARRHAFFRSPRRMRPLVDRLEPGELIPNGPFFYGDYQSEYYGPGGNYDFFPQGPPSSQAQTPVDLPFVPSSGPSGTPLGGLEHPLPGHHPSSEAQRFTDILAHPPGDSPSPEPSLPGPLHSMSAEVFGPSPPFSSLSVNGGASYGNHLSHPPEMNEAAVW from the exons ATGGTGCACTGTGCCGGCTGCAAAAGGCCCATCCTGGACCGCTTCCTCTTGAACGTGCTGGACAGGGCCTGGCACGTCAAGTGCGTCCAGTGCTGTGAATGTAAATGCAACCTGACCGAGAAGTGCTTCTCCCGGGAAGGCAAGCTCTACTGCAAGAACGACTTCTTCCG GTGTTTCGGTACCAAATGCGCGGGCTGCGCGCAGGGCATCTCCCCTAGCGACCTGGTGCGAAGAGCGCGGAGCAAAGTGTTTCACCTCAACTGCTTCACCTGCATGATGTGTAACAAGCAACTCTCCACTGGCGAGGAGCTCTACATCATAGACGAGAACAAGTTCGTCTGCAAAGAGGATTACCTAAGCAACAGCAGTGTCGCCAAAGAGAACAGCCTCCACTCGG ccaccACAGGCAGTGACCCCAGTTTGTCTCCGGACTCCCAAGACCCGTCGCAGGATGACGCCAAGGACTCGGAGAGCGCCAATGTGTCGGATAAGGAAGGGGGCAGCAACGAGAATGACGACCAGAACCTGGGCGCCAAGCGGCGAGGGCCGCGCACCACGATCAAAGCCAAGCAGCTGGAGACGCTGAAGGCCGCCTTCGCTGCTACGCCCAAACCCACGCGCCACATCcgcgagcagctggctcaggagACCGGCCTCAACATGCGCGTCATCCAG GTCTGGTTCCAGAACCGTCGCTCCAAGGAACGGAGGATGAAGCAGCTAAGCGCTCTGGGCGCCCGGCGCCACGCCTTCTTCCGCAGTCCGCGCCGGATGCGGCCGCTGGTGGACCGCTTGGAGCCGGGCGAGCTCATCCCCAATGGGCCCTTCTTCTACGGAG ATTACCAGAGCGAGTACTACGGGCCCGGGGGCAACTACGACTTCTTCCCGCAAGGCCCCCCGTCCTCACAGGCTCAGACGCCAGTGGACCTGCCCTTCGTGCCATCATCAGGGCCGTCCGGGACGCCCCTGGGCGGCCTAGAGCACCCGCTGCCCGGCCACCACCCGTCGAGCGAGGCGCAGCGGTTCACCGACATCCTGGCGCATCCCCCAGGGGACTCGCCCAGTCCGGAGCCCAGCCTTCCCGGGCCTCTACACTCAATGTCGGCTGAGGTCTTCGGGCCCAGCCCGCCTTTCTCGTCGCTGTCGGTCAACGGCGGGGCGAGCTACGGGAACCACCTGTCTCACCCCCCAGAAATGAACGAGGCGGCCGTGTGGTAG